A DNA window from Drosophila biarmipes strain raj3 chromosome 2R, RU_DBia_V1.1, whole genome shotgun sequence contains the following coding sequences:
- the LOC108035500 gene encoding WD repeat-containing protein 74, giving the protein MKWTTANIKHANYTEKHELFVGTHTGSFKYLVPASEKSPHGQRNLGDLGTLGKDSRVTSLAFGNEAQTEILLGRAKTEVELHHFLDGRDSRQTVVFNDAPIVGLARYNDKLIAGIGNGQIQILKMQAEEKSEAVVIATGNHMDHLRQCVQVRSIVATGGKERQNNLKVYDLSSDGKQIFSSKNLPNDFLQLEVPVWDSDIGFVDGPSVLATCSRTGYVRLYDTRKQRRPVAYFASEEHGMSFSTLVARGYFIYTGTTMGVLKAFDTRRMKTHVHTYKGFTGGISDLHLDTTGRYLSSASLDRYVRIHDAESTVLLYQCYVKSKATKIVIRQLESERKIHEQSNADSDLDIVINERQKKIISATPVDNEYEAMFNQMPTVGDSDDDLEGAEIAPTKQSKDKLKRKSVFQSQRTKKRKDVQT; this is encoded by the exons ATGAAGTGGACTACCGCCAATATCAAGCACGCAAACTACACTGAAAAGCACGAACTGTTTGTGGGAACACACACTGGCTCCTTTAAAT ATCTGGTGCCTGCTTCTGAAAAGTCGCCACATGGTCAGAGAAATTTGGGCGATCTTGGCACCCTTGGCAAGGACTCTCGGGTCACATCACTGGCCTTTGGCAACGAAGCCCAGACGGAAATCCTTCTTGGGCGAGCTAAGACCGAAGTGGAGCTTCACCATTTTCTCGATGGTAGGGACTCCAGGCAAACAGTTGTCTTTAACGACGCTCCGATCGTTGGACTGGCACGGTACAATGACAAATTAATTGCCGGCATTGGCAATGGACAGATACAGATCCTTAAGATGCAGGCGGAGGAGAAGTCCGAGGCCGTTGTTATTGCTACAGGCAACCATATGGATCACCTGCGCCAGTGCGTGCAGGTCAGGAGCATTGTTGCCACTGGCGGAAAGGAGCgtcaaaacaatttaaaggtGTACGATCTGAGCTCCGACGGCAAGCAGATCTTCAGCTCCAAAAACCTGCCCAACGATTTTCTCCAGTTGGAGGTACCCGTCTGGGACAGCGACATCGGCTTTGTGGATGGGCCCAGTGTGCTGGCTACCTGCTCGCGAACCGGCTACGTTCGCCTTTACGATACGCGCAAGCAGCGTCGTCCAGTCGCATATTTTGCTAGCGAGGAACACGGAATGAGTTTTTCAACTTTAGTGGCCCGgggatattttatttacactggCACCACAATGGGCGTTTTAAAAGCCTTCGATACTCGACGCATGAAAACACATGTGCACACTTATAAGGGATTCACTGGTGGGATCAGTGATCTTCATCTAGATACCACCGGGCGGTACCTAAGCTCTGCCAGCCTTGACCGATATGTTCGCATCCATGACGCCGAATCTACAGTGCTTCTCTACCAATGTTACGTCAAATCGAAGGCCACCAAAATTGTTATTCGTCAGCTGGAAAGTGAGCGAAAGATTCATGAACAGTCTAATGCTGATTCAGATCTAGATATCGTTATTAACGAGAGGCAAAAGAAGATCATTAGCGCAACACCAGTAGACAATGAATACGAGGCCATGTTCAATCAGATGCCCACTGTTGG CGACAGCGATGATGACTTGGAAGGAGCAGAAATAGCACCTACCAAACAATCAAAGGACAAGCTGAAACGGAAGTCCGTCTTCCAGTCACAAAggacaaaaaaaagaaaagatgttcaaacttga